In one window of Microbacterium dextranolyticum DNA:
- a CDS encoding histidine phosphatase family protein codes for MPADRLHLVRHGEVHNPDRVLYGRLPNFRLSADGRQMAAAAAAHLSASGRRVAALYASPLQRTRESAEPLASTFGLDAVIDDRVIEPTNVFEGKRMKRAVLNPANWRYLTDPEIPSWGEPYLEVVERMDAAMRDAWAAVDGGDVVVVSHQLPIWITHLAVAGEKLRHDPRRRRCALSSITSFERRDGAWREVAYVEPAATGTSIDVGAV; via the coding sequence GTGCCCGCCGACCGTCTCCACCTCGTGCGCCATGGCGAGGTCCACAACCCCGACCGGGTGCTGTACGGGCGGTTGCCGAACTTCCGGCTGAGCGCGGACGGACGCCAGATGGCCGCCGCTGCCGCCGCGCATCTGTCGGCCTCGGGTCGCCGAGTCGCCGCCCTCTACGCGTCGCCGCTGCAGCGCACGCGAGAGTCGGCCGAGCCGCTCGCCTCGACGTTCGGCCTCGACGCCGTCATCGATGACCGTGTCATCGAGCCCACGAACGTCTTCGAGGGCAAGCGGATGAAGCGGGCCGTGCTGAACCCCGCCAATTGGCGCTACCTGACCGATCCTGAGATCCCGAGCTGGGGCGAGCCCTATCTCGAGGTCGTGGAGCGGATGGATGCCGCAATGCGGGATGCCTGGGCAGCCGTTGACGGCGGTGACGTCGTCGTCGTCTCGCACCAGCTGCCGATCTGGATCACGCACCTCGCCGTCGCAGGCGAGAAGCTGCGTCATGACCCGCGCCGTCGACGCTGTGCGCTGTCGAGCATCACGAGTTTCGAGCGCCGCGACGGCGCCTGGCGCGAAGTCGCGTACGTCGAACCGGCCGCGACCGGCACGAGCATCGATGTGGGAGCCGTATGA
- a CDS encoding NmrA family NAD(P)-binding protein, which produces MYVITGADGQLSGKIIENVLREVDGDQVVVTSPVPERIAPDRVERWSAAGVTIRKADYAEPDELARAFDGADIGFIISGMIVGEVRQQQHRNAIDAFAKVGVDRIVYSSFLGADAEETTQVVTVDHHATEEYIRASGLTWNVFRDNLYLENYLYAFGQIALDEGRWRTCAGDTQATLVAKDDCAAVAAALILGRGERNRGYDVTGRELVSVREICALVSERSGVPIVYDSMPEDDLYSYYDSLHIPRKATGDFSRSPYPWCSEDIVTNEAAIRDGVMSRFSGDVEALTGRAPKTIDDLSDAAAAQWRLPTAR; this is translated from the coding sequence ATGTACGTCATCACCGGCGCCGACGGCCAACTGTCGGGCAAGATCATCGAGAACGTCCTGCGCGAGGTCGACGGGGATCAGGTCGTCGTGACCTCTCCGGTGCCCGAGCGCATCGCCCCGGACCGCGTGGAGCGCTGGAGTGCCGCCGGCGTGACCATCCGCAAGGCCGACTATGCCGAGCCCGACGAACTCGCCCGCGCCTTCGACGGCGCCGATATCGGGTTCATCATCTCCGGCATGATCGTCGGCGAGGTGCGCCAGCAGCAGCACCGGAACGCGATCGACGCGTTCGCGAAGGTCGGCGTCGACCGGATCGTCTACTCGTCCTTCCTCGGCGCGGACGCCGAGGAGACCACCCAGGTGGTCACGGTCGACCATCACGCGACGGAGGAGTACATCCGAGCCTCGGGTCTGACCTGGAACGTCTTCCGAGACAACCTCTACCTCGAGAACTATCTGTACGCGTTCGGCCAGATCGCCCTCGACGAGGGCCGGTGGCGCACATGCGCGGGCGACACGCAGGCGACCCTCGTCGCCAAGGACGACTGCGCCGCGGTCGCCGCAGCGCTCATCCTCGGGCGCGGCGAGCGCAACCGCGGCTACGACGTGACGGGCCGCGAGCTCGTCAGCGTCCGCGAGATCTGCGCGCTGGTCTCGGAGCGCTCCGGCGTCCCGATCGTCTACGACTCGATGCCCGAAGACGACCTGTACTCCTATTACGACTCGCTGCACATCCCGCGCAAGGCGACGGGCGACTTCTCGCGCTCGCCCTACCCGTGGTGCAGCGAGGACATCGTCACGAACGAGGCCGCCATCCGCGACGGCGTCATGTCGCGGTTCTCCGGCGACGTCGAAGCCCTCACGGGGCGCGCACCGAAGACGATCGACGACCTCAGCGACGCCGCCGCGGCGCAGTGGCGTCTGCCCACCGCCCGCTGA
- a CDS encoding winged helix-turn-helix transcriptional regulator, with protein MPVPDAPPSRESEVDEIPARDVLARISDRWTLAVMRVLQRQGPLHFGQPERQLPGVSRKMLTQTLRSIERDGMISRTVHPGRVTHVEYALTALGRGALEPIDVLCAWSRDNMAIVERARERYDAAVHLDG; from the coding sequence ATGCCTGTACCCGACGCGCCGCCGTCCCGCGAGAGCGAAGTCGATGAGATCCCCGCGCGCGACGTCCTCGCGCGCATCTCCGACCGCTGGACCCTCGCGGTCATGCGGGTGTTGCAGCGTCAGGGTCCGCTTCACTTCGGTCAGCCCGAACGGCAGCTGCCCGGGGTCTCGCGGAAGATGCTCACGCAGACGCTGCGCTCGATCGAGCGCGACGGGATGATCTCGCGCACGGTGCATCCGGGCCGTGTGACGCACGTCGAGTACGCGCTCACCGCTCTGGGGCGGGGTGCTCTCGAGCCGATCGACGTGCTGTGCGCGTGGTCGAGGGACAACATGGCGATCGTCGAGCGTGCGCGGGAGCGCTATGACGCCGCCGTGCATCTCGACGGGTGA
- a CDS encoding DedA family protein: MTTPDGSWLTALVDGVVGLMHLIGAPGAGLAIALENLFPPLPSEAILPMAGLAAARGSFSLAEALFWTTAGSVVGAFALYGIGAWLGLPRLRAVVRRMPLLDVQDVDRTVAWFHRHGGKAVFFGRMLPIFRSLISIPAGVTRMPLVRFGLLTLAGSFLWNAVFVLSGYLLGEQWHIVEEHAGIVQYAVIVAVAGALIWFTVARVRQLRGRPADSDAA, translated from the coding sequence ATGACGACTCCGGACGGCTCCTGGCTCACCGCTCTCGTCGACGGCGTCGTCGGCCTCATGCACCTGATCGGTGCACCCGGCGCGGGTCTCGCGATCGCGCTCGAGAACCTCTTCCCGCCCCTCCCGAGCGAAGCGATCCTGCCGATGGCCGGACTCGCCGCCGCGCGCGGTTCGTTCTCTCTCGCCGAAGCCCTGTTCTGGACCACCGCGGGGTCGGTCGTCGGCGCCTTCGCGCTGTACGGGATCGGCGCCTGGCTGGGACTGCCGCGCCTGCGCGCGGTCGTGCGGCGCATGCCGCTGCTCGACGTGCAGGATGTCGACCGCACGGTCGCCTGGTTCCACCGGCACGGCGGCAAGGCCGTCTTCTTCGGCCGGATGCTCCCCATCTTCCGCAGCCTCATCTCGATCCCCGCGGGGGTGACGCGCATGCCGCTCGTCAGGTTCGGTCTGCTGACACTCGCCGGGTCGTTCCTCTGGAACGCCGTGTTCGTGCTGTCGGGCTACCTGCTCGGCGAGCAGTGGCACATCGTCGAGGAGCACGCCGGCATCGTGCAGTACGCCGTGATCGTCGCCGTGGCCGGAGCGCTCATCTGGTTCACCGTTGCGCGCGTGCGTCAGCTGCGCGGGCGGCCCGCCGACTCCGACGCCGCCTGA
- the aspS gene encoding aspartate--tRNA(Asn) ligase, whose product MSERTLVSQLQSREDGTVQVSGWVETVRDQKKVQFVILRDETGAVQLVNPATRPDPDGAEQDAAALALTALISELSTGTFLTVAGELKHDERVKLGGVEIKIGTLEIAAAALPETPIAADSGLDKRMDWRFIDLRQRRNNLVFRIQTTLEHAMRTYWVERDYVEIHSPKLMSTPAEGNAELFALEYFGDQTAYLAQSPQHFKQMAQAAGFGKVFEIGDVFRADPSFTSRHATEFTSIDAELSWIDSYEDVARMQEELLAFAFQAVADKHAAEIKELFDIDVVVPTVPFPRIPLAEAREIVKARGYDIPRTDGDLDPEGERQISAHVQETYGHQFVFITDYHPEIRPFYHMRDAETGLTASYDLLFRGTEITTGAQREHRIDVLEAQALEKGLSLEGLEHYLDFFRYGIPPHGGFGMGLARVLMLMLGQDSIREVTFLFRGPTRLAP is encoded by the coding sequence GTGAGTGAACGCACCCTCGTCAGCCAGCTGCAGTCCCGCGAAGACGGCACCGTCCAGGTGTCCGGATGGGTCGAGACCGTCCGCGACCAGAAGAAGGTGCAGTTCGTCATCCTGCGCGACGAGACCGGCGCCGTGCAGCTGGTCAACCCGGCGACGCGCCCCGACCCCGACGGTGCCGAGCAGGATGCCGCGGCCCTCGCTCTCACGGCCCTCATCTCCGAGCTCTCGACCGGCACCTTCCTGACCGTCGCGGGCGAGCTCAAGCACGACGAGCGCGTGAAGCTCGGCGGCGTCGAGATCAAGATCGGCACACTGGAGATCGCCGCGGCGGCCCTCCCCGAAACCCCGATCGCCGCCGACAGCGGCCTCGACAAGCGCATGGACTGGCGCTTCATCGACCTGCGTCAGCGCCGCAACAACCTCGTCTTCCGCATTCAGACGACCCTCGAGCACGCGATGCGCACGTACTGGGTCGAGCGCGACTACGTCGAGATCCACTCCCCCAAGCTCATGTCGACGCCCGCCGAGGGAAACGCCGAGCTGTTCGCCCTCGAGTACTTCGGCGACCAGACCGCCTACCTCGCGCAGAGCCCCCAGCACTTCAAGCAGATGGCGCAGGCCGCCGGCTTCGGCAAGGTCTTCGAGATCGGCGACGTGTTCCGCGCCGACCCGAGCTTCACGAGCCGGCACGCGACCGAGTTCACCTCGATCGACGCGGAGCTTTCGTGGATCGACTCCTACGAGGACGTCGCCCGGATGCAGGAGGAGCTCCTCGCGTTCGCCTTCCAGGCCGTGGCCGACAAGCACGCCGCAGAGATCAAGGAACTGTTCGACATCGATGTCGTCGTACCGACCGTTCCCTTCCCCCGCATTCCGCTGGCCGAAGCGCGCGAGATCGTGAAGGCGCGCGGCTACGACATCCCGCGCACCGACGGCGACCTCGACCCCGAGGGCGAGCGCCAGATCTCCGCACACGTGCAGGAGACGTACGGCCACCAGTTCGTGTTCATCACCGACTATCACCCCGAGATCCGGCCGTTCTACCACATGCGCGACGCCGAGACCGGGCTCACCGCGAGCTACGACCTGCTGTTCCGCGGCACCGAGATCACGACCGGCGCCCAGCGCGAGCACCGCATCGACGTGCTCGAGGCGCAGGCGCTCGAGAAGGGACTGTCGCTGGAGGGTCTCGAGCACTACCTCGACTTCTTCCGCTACGGCATTCCCCCGCACGGCGGCTTCGGGATGGGCCTCGCGCGCGTGCTGATGCTGATGCTCGGCCAGGACTCGATCCGCGAGGTCACCTTCCTCTTCCGCGGGCCGACGCGCCTCGCGCCCTGA
- a CDS encoding cytochrome c biogenesis CcdA family protein, translating to MNAGSVVFDGALWLAVPIALLAGLVSFLSPCVLPLVPGYLGFLGGAVDPLRGAARGTRAASSSTARSGRGRLLLGVLLFIAGFTLVFVAMGVLAGSVGRFVVQYQDVITRVLGVVVILMGFVFLGLVGFAQRTVKPQVRTGLGLAGAPLLGVATGIGWAPCIGPTYTAILSISLTGGDPARAVLLAVAYSLGLGIPFLLLAIGFGWATRSVAFLRRHIRAVNIVGGVLLVVLGLLMVTGVWTSVMSQLQGVIGSVELPL from the coding sequence GTGAACGCGGGGTCGGTCGTCTTCGACGGCGCGCTGTGGCTCGCCGTGCCGATCGCCCTGCTCGCGGGGCTCGTCTCGTTCCTCTCGCCGTGCGTCCTGCCGCTCGTCCCGGGCTACCTGGGCTTCCTCGGCGGCGCGGTCGACCCGTTGCGCGGCGCGGCACGCGGCACCCGCGCTGCGTCGTCGTCGACGGCGCGTTCCGGTCGTGGGCGACTGCTGCTCGGTGTCCTGCTGTTCATCGCCGGGTTCACGCTCGTCTTCGTGGCCATGGGAGTGCTCGCCGGATCGGTGGGCCGCTTCGTCGTGCAGTACCAAGACGTCATCACCCGCGTACTCGGCGTCGTCGTTATCCTCATGGGCTTCGTGTTCCTCGGGCTGGTCGGCTTCGCCCAGCGCACCGTCAAGCCGCAGGTGCGCACCGGGCTGGGGTTGGCCGGAGCGCCGCTTCTGGGCGTCGCGACGGGCATCGGCTGGGCACCCTGCATCGGCCCGACGTACACCGCGATCCTCTCGATCTCGCTCACCGGCGGCGACCCGGCGCGTGCCGTGCTGCTCGCCGTGGCGTACTCCCTCGGCCTGGGCATCCCTTTCCTCCTCCTCGCGATCGGCTTCGGCTGGGCGACGCGCTCGGTCGCGTTCCTGCGCCGTCACATTCGCGCGGTCAACATCGTCGGCGGTGTGCTTCTGGTGGTCCTCGGTCTTCTCATGGTCACCGGCGTCTGGACCTCGGTCATGTCGCAGCTGCAGGGGGTGATCGGCAGTGTCGAACTCCCGCTCTGA
- a CDS encoding TlpA family protein disulfide reductase, with protein sequence MTDRPVRTTWGRLGRRGASRGARAAVASVAALALSLGLAACTSANDGLIDSYRQGSNKGFISGDGRVQEIPADQRGAAVAFTGKAVDGSTVTNADYADRVLVLNFWYAGCGPCRAEAPVLESTAQAVAANGATFLGVNIYDGPEQATAFEQSYGITYPSLLAKEDADLRLAFASWTPLQSVPITLVLDRQGRVAARFIGQVESESVLRTVVDDVAAEAS encoded by the coding sequence ATGACCGACCGACCCGTCCGCACGACCTGGGGCCGGCTGGGCCGCCGCGGCGCGTCACGTGGTGCGCGCGCCGCCGTGGCATCCGTCGCGGCCCTCGCGCTGTCGCTCGGGCTCGCCGCTTGCACGAGCGCCAACGACGGCCTCATCGACTCGTACCGGCAGGGCAGCAACAAGGGCTTCATCTCCGGTGACGGCCGCGTGCAGGAGATCCCCGCCGACCAGCGCGGGGCCGCCGTCGCCTTCACCGGCAAGGCGGTGGACGGGTCGACCGTCACCAACGCCGACTACGCCGACCGGGTGCTGGTCTTGAACTTCTGGTACGCGGGCTGCGGCCCGTGCCGTGCCGAGGCGCCGGTGCTGGAGAGCACGGCGCAGGCCGTCGCGGCCAACGGTGCGACGTTCCTCGGGGTCAACATCTACGACGGGCCCGAGCAGGCGACCGCCTTCGAGCAGTCGTACGGGATCACCTACCCCTCTCTGCTCGCCAAGGAGGACGCCGACCTGCGTCTGGCCTTCGCCTCGTGGACGCCGCTGCAGTCGGTGCCGATCACGCTGGTCCTCGACCGCCAGGGTCGCGTCGCGGCGCGGTTCATCGGCCAGGTCGAGAGCGAATCGGTGCTGCGCACCGTCGTCGACGACGTCGCGGCGGAGGCGTCGTGA
- a CDS encoding tyrosine-protein phosphatase: MTGDTIDGLVNFRDTGGTTLKDGGRTRSGVLYRAAALNALTETGLTQLAESPIGVIADFRTPVEQQMAPDLLPATRPFHRVSLALLEGALPQPAAGADGVVAPEAFARVLDDLPSLGELYTTMLTHGAATFADLARLVAASTDDEPSAVIVHCTAGKDRTGVAVALMLDAAGADREEIVADYAQSQENLAGAWAEGMLQLVASFGVPLTPELRTLVTGTPPAAIRTAFAWIDENGGAAEYLTSGGLTADELAALRARLRG, translated from the coding sequence ATGACCGGTGACACGATCGATGGCCTCGTCAACTTCCGCGACACCGGGGGAACGACCCTCAAGGACGGCGGGCGTACCCGCAGCGGTGTCCTGTACCGCGCCGCGGCACTGAACGCCCTCACCGAGACGGGTCTCACACAGCTCGCCGAGAGCCCGATCGGCGTGATCGCCGATTTCCGCACGCCGGTCGAGCAGCAGATGGCGCCCGATCTGCTCCCGGCCACGCGACCGTTCCACCGCGTGTCGCTGGCGCTTCTGGAGGGAGCCCTGCCGCAGCCCGCGGCAGGCGCCGACGGTGTCGTGGCCCCCGAGGCGTTCGCACGCGTGCTCGACGACCTGCCCTCGCTCGGCGAGCTCTACACGACGATGCTCACCCACGGCGCAGCCACGTTCGCCGATCTCGCACGCCTCGTCGCCGCGTCGACCGATGACGAGCCGAGCGCCGTCATCGTGCACTGCACCGCGGGCAAGGACCGCACCGGTGTCGCCGTCGCGCTGATGCTGGATGCCGCGGGCGCCGACCGCGAGGAGATCGTCGCGGACTACGCGCAGTCGCAGGAGAACCTCGCCGGCGCATGGGCGGAGGGGATGCTGCAGCTGGTGGCATCCTTCGGCGTGCCCCTCACCCCGGAGCTGCGCACGCTCGTCACGGGAACGCCCCCCGCGGCGATCCGCACAGCGTTCGCCTGGATCGACGAGAACGGCGGTGCAGCCGAGTACCTGACGTCGGGCGGCCTGACCGCCGACGAGCTCGCGGCTCTGCGCGCACGGCTGCGCGGCTGA
- a CDS encoding ABC transporter substrate-binding protein, which produces MTRMFPRRAAAATILATVAALALAACSGTAEAGQSGASAATATSLSDIGTFADLEAAAKADGQLNVIALPRDWANYGEIIDLFTQRYPEITVNEQSPDVSSAEEIQAAKTNDGLDTAPDVFDLGLAVALKNTDVFAPYKVQTWADIPDALKEPTGLFVGDYGGYMSIGYDSSKFPAPAKLDDLLTSTYKGAVAINGDPTQAGAAFAAVGMANVQSGGTLDDFQPGIDFFSKLQKAGNLLKVDVTTATVASGETPVVFDWDYLNAAHQKDNPNWKVVVFNGTGYAGYYNQAVNKKAPHPAAARLWQEFLYSDAVQNLWLKGGARPVRMEAMTTAGTIDSTLAAKLPAAPADTVVPTEKQSTAAGTLLGEKWATAVQ; this is translated from the coding sequence ATGACCCGCATGTTCCCGCGTCGCGCCGCCGCCGCGACCATCCTGGCGACCGTCGCCGCGCTCGCCCTGGCCGCGTGCAGCGGCACCGCAGAGGCCGGCCAGAGCGGCGCCTCCGCCGCGACCGCGACCAGCCTCAGCGACATCGGCACCTTCGCCGATCTGGAGGCCGCCGCGAAGGCGGACGGCCAGCTGAACGTCATCGCGCTGCCGCGCGACTGGGCGAACTACGGCGAGATCATCGACCTGTTCACTCAGCGCTACCCCGAGATCACCGTCAACGAGCAGTCGCCCGACGTCTCCAGCGCCGAAGAGATCCAGGCAGCCAAGACGAACGACGGGCTCGACACCGCACCGGACGTCTTCGACCTCGGCCTCGCCGTCGCGCTGAAGAACACCGATGTCTTCGCGCCGTACAAGGTGCAGACGTGGGCCGACATCCCCGACGCCCTCAAGGAGCCCACCGGCCTGTTCGTCGGCGACTACGGCGGGTACATGTCGATCGGCTACGACTCGTCGAAGTTCCCCGCCCCCGCCAAGCTCGACGACCTGCTGACCTCGACCTACAAGGGTGCGGTCGCCATCAACGGCGACCCCACGCAGGCGGGCGCGGCGTTCGCCGCCGTCGGCATGGCGAACGTCCAGTCGGGCGGCACGCTCGACGATTTCCAGCCCGGCATCGACTTCTTCAGCAAGCTGCAGAAGGCCGGCAACCTCCTCAAGGTCGACGTCACCACGGCCACCGTCGCCAGCGGCGAGACGCCGGTCGTGTTCGACTGGGACTACCTGAACGCGGCCCACCAGAAGGACAACCCGAACTGGAAGGTCGTCGTCTTCAACGGCACCGGCTACGCCGGCTACTACAACCAGGCGGTCAACAAGAAGGCCCCGCACCCGGCCGCCGCACGTCTGTGGCAGGAGTTCCTGTACAGCGACGCGGTGCAGAACCTCTGGCTGAAGGGCGGCGCCCGCCCGGTGCGCATGGAGGCCATGACGACGGCCGGCACGATCGACAGCACGCTCGCCGCCAAGCTCCCCGCCGCTCCGGCCGACACGGTCGTCCCCACCGAGAAGCAGTCCACCGCCGCCGGCACGCTCCTCGGCGAGAAGTGGGCGACGGCGGTCCAGTGA
- the ccsB gene encoding c-type cytochrome biogenesis protein CcsB, whose protein sequence is MPEAGFSLDSVSVLLVWTAIAIYALAFIAYAVDLARRSDLAVKAKDAATRDGVAARQLVGAGVGAAGATGAGDQSSIARIRAEEVAAAADLEARPGARQRYVWARIGTSLTVLGFLFHVAADITRGIAAGRVPWSNMYEFALTGTMLIVFVYLIVLLRYDLRFLGTFITGLVTVLLGATAIWFYTIVVPLSDPLKSVWLVIHVFVASLATALFALAFALSVMQLMQARRERLAIAADATGAGADADRPVRSGPRFLRTLPSADMLESLAYRFAIIGFIFWTFTLIAGSIWANDAWGRYWGFDTKEVWTFVIWVLYAGYIHARATRGWRGTRSAWLSIIGFTAVMFNFTIVNMFFKGLHVYSGLN, encoded by the coding sequence ATGCCCGAAGCCGGTTTCTCGCTCGACAGCGTCTCGGTCCTGCTGGTCTGGACGGCGATCGCGATCTACGCCCTCGCCTTCATCGCCTACGCGGTCGACCTCGCCCGCCGCTCCGACCTCGCCGTCAAGGCGAAGGATGCCGCGACCCGCGACGGCGTCGCCGCGCGCCAGCTCGTCGGCGCGGGCGTGGGCGCCGCGGGAGCGACCGGGGCGGGCGATCAGTCGTCGATCGCACGGATCCGTGCGGAGGAGGTCGCGGCGGCGGCCGACCTCGAGGCGCGTCCCGGGGCACGTCAGCGCTACGTCTGGGCGAGGATCGGCACGTCGCTGACCGTGCTCGGCTTCCTCTTCCACGTCGCCGCCGACATCACGCGCGGCATCGCGGCCGGTCGCGTGCCGTGGTCGAACATGTACGAGTTCGCCCTGACCGGAACGATGCTGATCGTCTTCGTCTACCTGATCGTGCTGCTGCGCTACGACCTGCGCTTTCTCGGCACGTTCATCACGGGCCTCGTGACGGTGCTGCTGGGTGCCACCGCGATCTGGTTCTACACCATCGTCGTGCCCCTCTCCGACCCGCTCAAGAGCGTGTGGCTCGTCATCCACGTCTTCGTCGCGTCGCTCGCGACCGCCCTGTTCGCCCTCGCCTTCGCGCTGTCGGTCATGCAGCTGATGCAGGCGCGCCGCGAGCGTCTCGCGATCGCCGCCGACGCGACGGGAGCCGGCGCGGATGCCGACCGCCCCGTCCGGTCGGGTCCGCGGTTCCTGCGTACGCTCCCCTCGGCCGACATGCTCGAATCGCTCGCTTACCGCTTCGCCATCATCGGATTCATCTTCTGGACGTTCACCCTGATCGCCGGCTCGATCTGGGCCAACGACGCCTGGGGTCGCTACTGGGGCTTCGACACGAAGGAAGTGTGGACCTTCGTCATCTGGGTGCTCTACGCCGGGTACATCCACGCGCGGGCGACCCGCGGCTGGCGCGGCACCCGATCCGCGTGGCTCTCGATCATCGGCTTCACCGCCGTCATGTTCAACTTCACGATCGTGAACATGTTCTTCAAGGGGCTGCACGTCTACAGCGGTCTGAACTGA
- a CDS encoding DUF2853 family protein, whose protein sequence is MTDWAADVKIYRPDADDAAIEGLLKTYRLVMTNRDSAYVAFSDPTELATVKTSFLQKKLGLTDSNEVLDAALAEVGETLKADRTKSRITVYYLLAEKFGKLDLFH, encoded by the coding sequence ATGACCGACTGGGCCGCTGACGTCAAGATCTACCGTCCCGACGCCGACGACGCCGCCATCGAGGGTCTGCTCAAGACCTACCGGCTCGTCATGACGAACCGGGATTCGGCGTACGTCGCCTTCTCCGACCCCACCGAGCTCGCGACGGTGAAGACCAGCTTCCTCCAGAAGAAGCTCGGCCTCACGGACTCGAACGAGGTCCTCGACGCCGCACTGGCCGAGGTCGGCGAGACGCTCAAGGCCGACCGGACGAAGAGCCGCATCACGGTGTATTACCTGCTCGCGGAGAAGTTCGGCAAGCTCGACCTCTTCCACTGA
- the resB gene encoding cytochrome c biogenesis protein ResB, which produces MSNSRSDVTDPLRPADHADGTPVAQPVLGVVGWLRWGWRQLTSMRTALVLLLLLAIAAIPGSIVPQRTADPNGVTQFRADHPDIFPVLDGMQLFDVYSSAWFSAIYILLFISLIGCVIPRTKHHWKALRALPPRTPARLSRLDDHAEGFRALPEGADGSTDAMGDATVQAQRAVEIAQAQLRKAGYRVERYDTPARGSAPAVASVSAERGYARETGNLVFHAALVGVLLSVGVGGGLTYTGQTVIVEGDNFVNSLALGYTSFNPGRFVDTEHLPPYSLTLDSFDVSYVPPGQPGQGMAGSFAANLTTQEPGHDPEKKTIRVNHPVDMAGDRVYLMGNGYAPTITVRNPAGDVVFREDVAFLPQDTNMTSLGVVKVPDGLAEQVGLVGFFYPTAATLHTGAFTSAYPALASPLLTLDVYAGDLGINDGTPRNVYALDTSGMTQLTGRSINVKSLELTPGQTVALPNGLGSVTFDDASASGAREQVKRYVSLSVHRDVGAPFVLAFAVIALLGLLAALFVPRRRMWVKATPDAGGIRLEYAGLARGEDPAIAVAVADLQREHEKGMDAAGLGRSEASATPAEATDGPSIAGRPA; this is translated from the coding sequence GTGTCGAACTCCCGCTCTGACGTCACCGACCCGCTGCGTCCCGCCGATCACGCCGACGGCACCCCGGTCGCCCAGCCCGTTCTCGGCGTCGTCGGATGGCTTCGCTGGGGGTGGCGTCAGCTCACCAGCATGCGCACCGCGCTCGTCCTGCTGCTGCTGCTCGCCATCGCCGCGATTCCCGGCTCGATCGTGCCGCAGCGCACGGCCGACCCGAACGGCGTCACGCAGTTCCGCGCCGACCACCCCGACATCTTCCCGGTGCTCGACGGCATGCAGCTGTTCGACGTGTACTCGTCGGCCTGGTTCTCGGCGATCTACATCCTGCTGTTCATCTCGCTGATCGGGTGCGTCATCCCGCGCACGAAGCATCACTGGAAGGCCCTGCGCGCGCTTCCGCCGCGCACGCCCGCCCGCCTGTCGCGGCTCGACGACCACGCCGAGGGCTTCCGCGCGCTGCCCGAGGGCGCGGACGGGTCGACGGATGCCATGGGGGATGCCACGGTGCAGGCCCAGCGTGCCGTCGAGATTGCCCAGGCGCAGCTGCGCAAGGCCGGCTACCGCGTCGAGCGCTACGACACGCCCGCTCGCGGATCGGCGCCCGCCGTGGCATCCGTCTCTGCAGAGCGCGGCTACGCGCGAGAGACCGGCAACCTCGTCTTCCATGCGGCCCTCGTCGGCGTGCTGCTGTCGGTCGGCGTCGGCGGCGGCCTGACCTACACCGGGCAGACCGTCATCGTCGAAGGCGACAACTTCGTCAACTCGCTCGCCCTGGGCTACACCTCGTTCAACCCGGGCCGCTTCGTCGACACCGAGCACCTGCCGCCGTACTCGTTGACCCTCGACAGCTTCGACGTCTCGTACGTGCCGCCGGGGCAGCCGGGCCAGGGGATGGCGGGGTCGTTCGCCGCGAACCTCACGACGCAGGAGCCCGGGCACGACCCCGAGAAGAAGACGATCCGGGTGAACCACCCGGTCGACATGGCGGGCGACCGCGTCTACCTCATGGGGAACGGCTACGCTCCGACGATCACGGTGCGAAACCCTGCGGGCGATGTCGTCTTCCGTGAGGATGTCGCCTTCCTGCCGCAAGACACGAACATGACCTCGCTGGGTGTCGTCAAGGTGCCCGACGGGCTCGCCGAGCAGGTCGGGCTCGTCGGCTTCTTCTATCCGACCGCGGCGACCCTGCACACGGGGGCGTTCACGTCGGCCTATCCCGCTCTGGCCAGCCCGCTGCTGACCCTCGACGTCTACGCGGGAGACCTCGGGATCAACGACGGCACACCCCGGAACGTCTACGCGCTCGACACGAGCGGCATGACCCAGCTCACGGGTCGCTCGATCAACGTGAAGTCGCTCGAGCTCACGCCTGGCCAGACCGTGGCGCTGCCGAACGGTCTGGGATCGGTGACCTTCGACGATGCCTCCGCGAGCGGGGCGCGCGAGCAGGTCAAGCGCTACGTGTCGCTGTCGGTGCACCGCGACGTGGGGGCGCCGTTCGTCCTCGCCTTCGCCGTCATCGCCCTGCTCGGCCTGCTCGCCGCGCTCTTCGTGCCGCGCCGACGCATGTGGGTCAAGGCGACGCCGGATGCCGGTGGCATCCGGCTCGAGTACGCCGGGCTCGCCCGTGGCGAGGATCCCGCGATCGCCGTCGCCGTCGCCGACCTGCAGCGCGAGCACGAGAAGGGGATGGATGCCGCAGGCCTCGGGCGTTCCGAGGCATCCGCCACCCCCGCGGAGGCCACGGACGGCCCGTCCATCGCGGGACGCCCCGCGTAG